The nucleotide window atttctaacaagtctaaatacacccactctaaatttctcacaaaattaaattcggaatttaaacccacatatttaagcttgttaaaaatctaattttcagaacccaaatggatttggtttgttgaactaatatttgagtcacagttactgatttgaaaattaacttaaaaacttgagcaatcttttttaaaaattaaatggtAATTTTGAGAATATATTGGACTTGAATGTTAAATGTTAGCCTATTTATTTTTGGGTTAGTTGATTGTAAATTAAAATATGAGCTATAAAATTAAGAAATGGGGAGCCTATTATGTGAAATTCTCCTATATTTCATCCCTCGTCAGTCGTTCTCGTCCCCGATCAACCCCGCTCAGACctcattttcaaaacttaaaaaaaaaaaatttaaatttttttaaaaaattatcatTTACTTCACATAATACTCACGCGAAGAAGCACTCATCTCCTTTTTCAGGTTCCTGAAACTTCCGCTACTCCTTGTGAGAAAATGGCGAACGAAGCACCGACGTCCGGTCCGGTGGATCCTCTCCACGGCCTCGTCGGCCTCTCTCTATTCCCCAAAACAATTAGGGTTTGCACAGATGTATCAGTAGACCCTAAAAACCTCGAGTCAGTTCATAATTTCATGAAATCCTTGGTAACTCTTTTGTTTTCTCCTTcctttatatactatatactagtTCTAGCTCTATTACAGATCTGATCAGTTAATTTAAAGTGATAATATCGTTACAATTCATTTCACTATTCTTCAATTCGTTTGTGCGAACTCcaacttcaacttaaaattagtATAGTTCACTTTGTACTATATGCAAAATTTACAAATTCACTTTTTCGCCTGTGACTGCGTATACCTTCAGCCTGGAAATTTTCAcgactttatttatttatttattttttgtctatGTTTTAGTATTTGACCGACTATGAGAAACCTGGATTTCTCTTGGTGGTTGTATGTGACAACATAAATAGTGTAATTTGtccatttgattttcattgatttggtttggttagTTGATTTTTGAATGATGTCATGTTCATAAAGTTTTGTTCCTTCATTATTATGATCATAAAAGGAAACTAAGAGTTCTGCGAAGCTCTTTGAAGAGGCCAGGGCCATTGTTGATAATGCTGCGGAACTTTTGAACACAAAATGTATGGGCGTTGATGGGGATCTTGCCATGAAGGGCAAGGAGCAGCCCAAAGAGAGAAGACCAGGCCTTGGTCGCAGAAAGCCTCGGTTTTCTTTCAAGCCTAGTACAAGGTAAATTATAGATATTGTTTCGTTTATTCTCAAATTAGATCCTCTTGAAATGACGTTCTTGGCATATCTTGCTATGCTTTTGCAGTCAACCTCCTCCTGTCATATTGGGTTCTACATTAGAGTCTTTAGACATGGATCAACTGGAAGATCCAGTGGATTTTTTTGCAGCTGCTGAAAGGTGGGAaggtaatatttttatctttcgCTGTTTGTTGAATATTTGATTGAGTGTTGATCACGTCTGCAACTAAAAACAGTCTATTATACTTGGAgaaacctccacttccaaccaagaggttgtgagttcgagtctccccaagagcaaagtgggaagttcttggcgggaaggatgccgggggtctatttggaaacagcctctctaccacagggtagaggtaaggtctgcgtacacactaccctccccagaccccactaagtgggattatactgagttgttgttgttgttgttgttgttgttgttgttgttgttgttgttgttgttgtatacttGGAGAAAGAGAATAATCATTTTACACATGGTCAATTTACAGAAGCTGAAAAGGAACTGAAGAGACTGAAAGGCATCAGTATCAATGACGATGTGAATGATCCACCCGCCAATGCACGCCGTCGTCGACCAGGCATCTTGAAGTATATTTAGTCACTCTATGTGTTTTAACATGGAAATACCTATCTTACCTTATGATCATCCTCTCAACTTGCTGTTGCACTTGTTTAAAGTTTTACTCTTTCTGTCTCAGCAAATCGGTGAGGTACAAGCACCGCTTCTCATCCATCCAGTCTGAGAATGATGATGCATTTATATCATCTCAAAAGACATTGGGGAGTGATACTCGGGCTTGCCAGAATTCTCAGTTGCCAGAAGAGCTTCCTGGCCTCAATGTTGAACTACAAGAAGCAGATTCTCCAGGTTAGTGGTTTTAACTAATCAAGAGAGATACCTTTTGATTTCTATATTCTATTTTTAACTTCTCTATGAACAAAATGTATTTCAGAGATGCCATCCTTTTTCCTTATAGAAGGAGTGTATTTCAGAGATGATGATTGGGTTTCAATTTGACAGGGTCACTAGAGAAAACAGAAATCAATGGTATTTTGAATGAATTATTGTCTAGTAATGGCGAAGATCTAATTGGGGAGATGGCATTATCCAATTTGCAGGAGCGGTTGGGGATCAAGCCAATTGAACTAGGCCCCTTATGTATTCCTGAGTTCCCTATGACTGGGAAAGTAGATGGTAAGGCTTTTGGAGAGAGGATTCGGAAGCCTTGGAAGTTTTCACAGGACATACGGGATCTTGTTAAAAGTGCAACTGAGGGAACTGCTTCCACTCGCAGACAACATGAAGAAAGTCCCACCAATAATTTAGCATCACCCACTCCGCCAAAAAGTCCACATGCTTCATTGTCTTTGTTAAAACAGAAAATTTTTCGGTCAAATCCACTGAGAGATCCTTTTTCGCCTCTAAACATTGATCTGTATAACAATGATTCACAATCAGACCATCCACCAGGTTGGTCTATGAAGATGAACCCGCAATGTATAAGTAATAGTGCTGGACCTACTGAATCCCATGGCGAGACAGAAAACATTGCTGGTTCTGACGATACGAATATTATGGTTCCTTTAAGTGGTTCAGACTTTTCACATGAGCAGTTGATGGAAAACGATTCAGGCAAAGATAATGTAAAAACTGGGTCAAATGGATCTCAATCTGGAGAGGAGCTAGAAAATGGTTATGATATTGAGATCAATACTGACATCAACTTGAATATGAGAAATATGGATTCCCACTACGAGTCTGATGCGCTTGATAAAGTGAAAGATGTTTCAGTTGTAAATGATGTTTCGAAGGATCAGCAAGGGCTTGAGACTGAATCTTACTTTAGCTGTCAAAAGATGCAGGACGGAGAAGTGCTTGCAGAAACACTATCTTCTCCTCAAGCACAAGGAGAAGCTGATGATACACACAATTGTTCCGTTGAAACAGTTGCTGCGGATTTTGGATCATTTGAAATTGATGGGCAGGCAAGACTATCCGCTTTTTGCCATTATACTACATTTGATACATCATTCCAGGAGTTACAATTTCAAGTCTATTTTTCATTCATACATCAATATCAGGTTGACGATATGCCACCACAAAGAGCAAATTCTGCAGAACAAGATCACCACTTTGAGGATTCTGTCAAAGATGTAACTAGTGGTAAGATTCTTTTTTAAATGATTTCTTATTTCACGTCAACTTCATTATTTCTGAAGATGCTACATTTGAGCTTGTCTGTTTCCTATGTAGATTCTTTCGTATAGCCAAGTTTTTGCATGTCTTTCAGAATAATCTCCGTCTTTTTTGCGTTTAACACATCGCTTGAGTTTTCCATGGAATCATCGGTAGTCAACTTTCTGTTT belongs to Nicotiana tabacum cultivar K326 chromosome 6, ASM71507v2, whole genome shotgun sequence and includes:
- the LOC107803884 gene encoding uncharacterized LOC107803884 (The RefSeq protein has 1 substitution compared to this genomic sequence), with protein sequence MANEAPTSGPVDPLHGLVGLSLFPKTIRVCTDVSVDPKNLESVHNFMKSLETKSSAKLFEEARAIVDNAAELLNTKCMGVDGDLAMKGKEQPKERRPGLGRRKPRFSFKPSTSQPPPVILGSTLESLDMDQLEDPVDFFAAAERWEEAEKELKRLKGISINDDVNDPPANARRRRPGILNKSVRYKHRFSSIQSENDDAFISSQKTLGSDTRACQNSQLPEELPGLNVELQEADSPGSLEKTEINGILNELLSSNGEDLIGEMALSNLQERLGIKPIELGPLCIPEFPMTGKVDGKAFGERIRKPWKFSQDIRDLVKSATEGTASTRRQHEESPTNNLASPTPPKSPHASLSLLKQKIFRSNPLRDPFSPLNIDLYNNDSQSDHPPGWSMKMNPQCISNNAGPTESHGETENIAGSDDTNIMVPLSGSDFSHEQLMENDSGKDNVKTGSNGSQSGEELENGYDIEINTDINLNMRNMDSHYESDALDKVKDVSVVNDVSKDQQGLETESYFSCQKMQDGEVLAETLSSPQAQGEADDTHNCSVETVAADFGSFEIDGQVDDMPPQRANSAEQDHHFEDSVKDVTSDQLSSVAVEVHSTEVRSKLPDMSPQHHAKAKDKQPKAKRPAGGRRESKALRSRPSLADAGTSFQDGVRRSKRMKTRPLEYWKGERLLYGWINDSLKLVGVKYLSPGKGSVKVESYISDDYKDLVESAARY